From one Nitrospinota bacterium genomic stretch:
- a CDS encoding pitrilysin family protein translates to MKLKHAELRNITEALPNGMTVVTIEMPHFHTMEMALFVRAGLRFENKQNNGVSHFLEHMLYRGNAKYPDSLSLNREFETVGRELRASTLCEYTCFAFSPHISQIKRAVELFADFFSEPTFPQIELEREIILEECLEELNEKGENVDIDNIACRLLYQGSSLSMPTIGTESTIKSINKEMLQEYFNAYYHASNMIFVGAGPIVHEEFFDLVKQYFSKIPDKGEGIAIDHFNKSLNEDQKSPAQAFQYDSDSQIQLQLCFRSVSYNHPDYFPLCLIGRVFDDGFSSRLQRALREDRGLVYSVDCRITSFSDTGTVDFDVNVRPEKVCQVATILIDEIKKLLETGPSQDELNFVKQRYFFELDVDQDDPCKQISRYGLAQLYSKVISADEEWALVEPITREEIINVARKIFVPENLNMVIVGPYTEEIKKELEGIVESFQGLPAFVS, encoded by the coding sequence ATGAAATTAAAACACGCTGAATTAAGAAACATTACGGAAGCATTGCCAAATGGAATGACCGTGGTCACGATCGAAATGCCGCATTTTCATACCATGGAAATGGCTTTGTTCGTTCGGGCCGGATTGCGTTTTGAAAATAAGCAGAATAACGGGGTCTCCCATTTTCTTGAGCACATGCTGTATCGTGGAAATGCGAAATATCCTGACTCTCTATCCTTGAACCGGGAGTTTGAAACCGTGGGTCGCGAACTTCGCGCTTCCACTTTGTGTGAATACACCTGTTTTGCATTCAGCCCTCATATTTCCCAGATCAAGCGTGCCGTTGAGTTATTTGCTGACTTTTTCAGCGAACCCACATTTCCTCAAATTGAGCTTGAACGGGAGATCATTTTGGAGGAATGCCTGGAAGAACTCAACGAAAAAGGGGAAAATGTTGATATCGATAACATCGCCTGCCGCTTGCTTTATCAGGGATCCTCTTTGTCCATGCCTACCATCGGAACCGAATCAACCATAAAGTCGATTAACAAAGAGATGCTCCAGGAATATTTTAATGCATATTACCATGCCAGCAATATGATCTTTGTCGGTGCCGGGCCTATTGTTCACGAAGAGTTTTTTGATTTGGTCAAACAGTATTTTTCAAAGATCCCGGACAAGGGAGAGGGAATTGCGATCGATCACTTTAATAAAAGCCTGAACGAAGATCAAAAATCCCCGGCGCAGGCGTTTCAATACGACTCGGACAGCCAGATACAGTTGCAACTCTGCTTTCGTTCGGTATCGTATAATCATCCGGACTATTTTCCTCTTTGCCTGATCGGACGCGTCTTTGACGATGGTTTCAGCTCCCGCTTGCAACGGGCTTTGCGAGAGGACAGGGGCCTTGTGTATTCCGTGGATTGCCGTATCACCAGTTTTTCAGATACGGGAACGGTGGACTTCGATGTCAACGTGAGGCCGGAAAAAGTTTGCCAGGTCGCCACTATTCTGATAGATGAAATTAAAAAACTATTGGAGACAGGACCTTCGCAAGATGAGCTGAATTTTGTCAAACAAAGATATTTTTTCGAATTGGATGTAGACCAGGATGATCCTTGCAAACAAATCTCGCGCTACGGATTAGCTCAACTGTATTCCAAGGTAATTTCCGCAGATGAAGAATGGGCACTGGTGGAACCCATCACCCGAGAAGAAATTATAAATGTGGCCCGCAAAATCTTTGTCCCCGAAAACCTCAATATGGTCATTGTTGGTCCTTACACAGAAGAAATAAAAAAGGAACTGGAAGGTATTGTTGAATCCTTTCAGGGCCTGCCAGCGTTCGTTTCTTAG
- a CDS encoding ethylbenzene dehydrogenase-related protein yields the protein MKQWKSAIVIFVTILIVACGTSSSDVEQCLENGSCVATLDVLKISGDLPLSPDATFWSSPDAPKKISLELGPQMITNPKWPNPSVKEVNLSAVSNGSDIAFLLEWEDAAKDNFYGHSDRYTDQAALMFPLQPAAEAPMITMGSENEVVNIWQWKAAWEKDIGDQNNKRTRGPDDFTSTGTTVARPDRASPVEDLNAEGFSTLTIQDEQNVQGKGVWKNNRWRVVFRRSLTDSDSGDAQFKGATQMAVAVWNGGNNERNGQKGIIGWILLRLH from the coding sequence ATGAAACAATGGAAGTCCGCGATTGTTATTTTTGTGACTATTTTGATCGTCGCTTGTGGGACAAGTTCAAGCGATGTTGAGCAGTGCCTTGAAAATGGAAGCTGTGTCGCCACTCTTGACGTGTTAAAAATATCAGGGGATCTTCCTCTGAGTCCTGATGCCACGTTCTGGAGTTCTCCGGATGCCCCCAAAAAGATCTCTCTTGAATTGGGGCCGCAAATGATCACCAATCCCAAATGGCCGAATCCCTCTGTGAAAGAAGTCAACCTGAGCGCCGTGAGCAACGGATCGGATATCGCATTTCTTCTGGAATGGGAAGATGCAGCGAAGGATAATTTTTATGGTCATTCCGATCGCTACACGGATCAGGCCGCCCTCATGTTTCCTTTGCAGCCAGCGGCAGAGGCGCCAATGATTACCATGGGAAGCGAAAATGAGGTGGTCAACATCTGGCAGTGGAAAGCGGCCTGGGAAAAGGACATTGGCGATCAAAATAATAAGCGTACACGCGGGCCGGATGATTTTACATCGACAGGAACGACGGTCGCGCGTCCTGACCGGGCATCCCCTGTTGAAGATTTGAACGCCGAGGGTTTCAGCACCCTGACGATTCAAGACGAACAAAACGTTCAAGGGAAAGGGGTATGGAAAAACAATCGTTGGCGTGTCGTTTTTCGTCGTTCGCTCACCGACTCCGATTCCGGAGATGCTCAATTCAAGGGGGCAACCCAGATGGCTGTTGCAGTATGGAACGGAGGTAATAATGAACGTAATGGTCAGAAAGGAATCATTGGCTGGATTCTTTTACGCCTCCACTAA